The Candidatus Korarchaeum sp. genome contains the following window.
AGGAAGGTTACATACCTCCTGAGGAGGATCTCCTAGCTAAGATCTGGGAGGATTCCAGGAAGGCCCTGATAGGTTCTATCTACATAATAGTAGTGGGAGCTTCCTTCTCAGCTTTACCTCTCCTGCTTATCGCATCAATATACCTAGCGTACAGGAGGAGGCGCTCGGGTCAATCCCCGATTAAATCGGAATAAACTGATAGTATTCTCTCACCAACTACCCTTATATCATAATTTTTTTCAACAATAGACCTGAGATTTTCAGGAGGGATATCAAAATTCTCGAGATTCTTCAAAGCTTTCCTCAAGGATTCCCTATCTCCGGGCCTGTAGAAGATGGCTATCCCGCTGAATAACCTCTTGTGAACCTCTATATCGGAGAGTATGACGGGTTTCCCGAGGGCCATTGCTTCTAGGACTATCGTAGGGAATCCCTCACTCCTAGATGGCAGTATTATGGCATCGGAGCTCAGGGCGTAGGGGATCCAGCCCTCCATATCCATCCTCCCGAGGAACCTCACTCTCATCCCCTCGGCTAGTTTCATCAACCTCCCCCTCATCGGCCCATCGCCCACTATCCATAGAGAAGCCCCATCAACTCCCCTCAGGTCCGAGAGTAGGGAATCCAAGTTCTTCGCTTCAGTCAATCCACCAACGAAGAGCAACTGCACATCCCCTTCCCTCTCAACAGGATTCGAGGATCTAGCTAAGTTATCTATCTCCTCCAGATCTATGAAGTTTGGGATCACCTTTATCTTACCTTCATCTATCCCCCTGCTCACCATTAGCTCCTTATCGACTTCATTCAACGCTATGAATACAGCAGCTCCCCTGAGAATCCTGAAGGATATTCTCTCGTGCAGCTCAGCCAATAGGGATGCGAGTCCCCTGTAGGAAGCCCTCCCATGGAGAGTCACCACTACCCTCTCCCTCCTCGCGAATGGGTAGCTGAGGAGGGTCGTGAAAGTGTAGACAGAGTGCATGTGGATCAGATCGAAGCTTTCAGCTATCTTCCTGAAGTAAAATGGGAGCTCAAGCGGTATAGGATTCCTCAAAGGCTCTAAGAAAGATCTGAGCCTCACTACCTTATAATCATCCTCCTCGATCTCAGTGGGCCCCCTATGTGTCGTGAGCACGGTCACCTCATGACCCCTGGATGAGAGGAATCTGGAGAGCCTCTTCACATGGTACTCGATGCCACCCGGATGGGGCGGGAATCTGTGACAGATCTGAAGTACTCTCATAATAGAACCTCAGAAAATCCGCTCTTAGAACATCTACCGACTATGGGTATCTCCTCACCGCATTTAGGGCATTTACCATCCGTTAAATTGCACCTCTCAACGTAGAACCCGTACCTCTTTATCAAGAGGGTCCCGCAGTTAGGACAGTAAGTACTCTCGCTGGGGTCCCCGGGAACGTTCCCAGCGTAAACGTACTTCAAGCCCTCTTCCTTCGCTATAGAGAGGGCCCTCTTCATAGTCTGGATGGGTGTGGGAGGTATGTCCTTCATCTTATAGTGTGGGAAGAACCTGGAGAAATGCACCGGAGTATCATCACCCACTTCCTCTGAGACCCACCTGGAGAAGGACCTTATCTCATCCTCCCCATCGTTGTATCCAGGTATTATAAGGTAGGTGAGTTCCACGTGCCTCCCGGCCCTCTTCAAATCGATCACAGTATCCAAAATAGGCTTCAAGAAGGGAACTTTAGCTACCTTCCTGTAGAACTGGTCTGTGAAGGCCTTAACATCGACATTAGCTGCATCTATAACAGGTATCAACCTCTCCCTAGCCTCCTCGCTCCAATATCCATTGGTCACGCTTATAGTAGCGAGCCCCGCTCTCTTAGCGAGTTCAGCTGTCTCAACTACCCACTCCATGCTCACTATCGTGGGCTCATTGTACGTGAAAGCTATGCTCTTAGCTCCATAGCTCATAGCTTCCCTCACTGCCTCCTCAGGAGGTAAGTAAACGAGATCCGGGAATTTCTCTGGATCGGACTGGCTTATTATCCAGTTCTGGCAGTGATCGCAGAACATATTGCAACCCACTGTACCTATGCTGTAAGTCCTGCTCCCGGGCATGAAGTGGAAGAGGGGCTTCTTCTCTATTGGATCGAGGGCTACGCTGCTCATCATCCCATAATTGACCTCGCAGAGCACACCCCTAACGTTTACCTTGGATCTGCATAACCCATACCTTCCCTCAGGGATAAAGCATTTCCTAGGGCAAGCGAGGCATCTTACAGCTCCTCCCTCCAGCTGGGCTTGAAGCTTCGCCCTGACCCGATGGGGCGCTCCATCCGGGCAACCCTCAGCCATCTCGCATACTCCCTCGAGCGACCTGATAAACTTTAATGAGTCACCCCTTACAACTATTTATCAGCTTCTTCACGGAGTTTATCGAATCCTCCGACTTGGGACCCCATGCTGAGACCTCGAAGAACCAGGATCTCCCGTACCATAGGGATAAGCTCTGATTCCCCTCGGTGTAGGAGAGGAAGCCCATCTCATCAGTGAATAAGTACTTGGTCTTCTCTGGCGGGAGCTCATCTCTCAACTGATTTACAGCTCTGGCTCCGAACTGCAAAGAGCTCTGAGTACTCGGTAGCTTAGCTACGACTAGGAGGAGGTAGGTGTCATTCCCGTAACCTGCGGAGTAAAGATAAGCGCTGCTCCCAGCGGGTAAATCGAATCCCGATCCCAAGCTGAAGATCGGTTGGTAGCTGAGAAGGAAGAACCCGTGATTTGAGAAGGATGTGGAGTTCAGTCTGGAGGTGAGATCCGTGAAGGGGAGGCTCTCAGGCGGGAGGGGCCATTCCTCACTGGCCCCGGGTTGTGGGATCAAGTAAATGAGCGCCCCTAGGAGCATTAAGCTTATCATCAACGCAGCGGGGAGGATGAGCCTCCAGGATCTCAGGCTATCACCTCCTCTCCATCTCCTCAGACTATAAAAGCTATACTGCCTCGGTTACTCAACTCAATATGCCCCTCTGGGGATAGCGAGAGCTGGCGAGTCAGAGTAAAATTAACTATATACTCTACAGATATTCACGGGAGGAAGAGTTATATATGGATCTATCATCTTAGCCCGATGGAAGATGTCAGCCCTGCTAGATAGGGAGATCAAATCATTGTTTTACGAGATAGCTAAATCGAGTGAGCTCTCACTCCAGTTGATGAGAGGATGTATAGATACCTTCCTCGGCAAGAGGAACCCGGGAGATGCCTTGAAGGAGATAGAGAGAGGAGCTGAGATACTCTCATTCTCCCACGATCAAGTCAGAATGAAAGTCAGCGAGATCTTAGCTAGATTCCAGCCTATGGGTGCTGATCTCAGGAAACTGATCTCCCTCCTCGAGATATCCTACGGCTTGCTGAGGTTGGGGAGGTACACTAGGAACATAGCCCAAACATTAGTGCTCTTCGAGAACTTGAGCGAGTGCGATATCTCGAGGCTCATTGATACAGCTGAGATAACTGAGAATATGGTCAAGGAAGCCCTGAGGGCTGTCGAGGAGGGGAATGGGGAGCTAGCTAGAAAGGTCATAGGGATGGATGATAAAGTGGATAACGCCTACAGCAGCTACCTAATGGGAGTGATAAGGGGTGAGGAGAAGAGCGCTATCTGTGCAGTAGCCTACACCCTCATACTCAGGTACTTGGAGAGGATGGCTGACCATGCTGTCATGATAGCGGAAGAAGTATTGAGGATGTCCTAGGCCTCTGGTGAGGTTATGAGGGTAAATGGAGTGGATCTCAGTGAGATAGCTGAGCTCTTCGGCACTCCCACGTATGTGATAGATCTGGATAGAGTGAGGGAGAACTACCTTAGGCTCGATAAAGCTATTAAATGCCCTCATGTCATAGCATACGCTTATAAGGCGAATCATGAGCCTGAACTAGTTAGGCTTCTAGCTAAATTAGGTTCAGGAGCTACCGTACCATCTGCCTTCGGTGTGATATTAGCTAGGATCTCCGGAGTACCTCCGGAGAAGACTGTCTTAGTTGGGCCCAGCCCATCCAGAAGTGATTTGATAGAGGCGATGGACTTCGGGGCAATAATATCCATCGAGAGTCATTCACAAGCTAATGCTGTGAGGGGCATAGGGAGAGCTAATGTGATGGTTAGAGTCAACCCGGGTGTAGGGGCTGGGGCTTATCCGGGCTTAGTGACCGGGGGGAAGAGGAGTAAGTTCGGATTACCTCCAGAGGAGGCATTGAGCCTCTTCAATTCCCTAAAAAAGGATATGCGTGCCCTAGGGTTCCACACCCACATAGGTAGCCAGATATTCTCGACGGATCCATTCAGGGCAGCTTTGGATGTGATAAAGGGGCTAGCTGAGAGGGTGGGTGGAGTTGAGATAGTGGACTTGGGCGGGGGCCTGGGGGTCCCCTACTCAAATGAGAGCCCCTTCCCCCTTGAGGAATATGCTGAGCTCGTTTGCGAGAGGGTTAGGGAGATGGGGGCGAAGCTATTCCTGGAGACCGGTAGATACATAGTTGCTGACGCCGGCTACCTCTTGAGCAGGGTGAATTATGTGAAGGAAGTCGGAGGGGAGAAGTGGCTACTAATAGATGCCGGTATGAACGATCTGATAAGGCCAGCTCTGTATGGAGCGAGGCACGAGATAATCTGCGAGGGGGAGGGGAGGGAGAGAGTGCTAGTTGCGGGTCCGGTATGCGAATCATCCGACTTCTTCGGCGAATACGAGCTGCCGAAGCTGAAGGAAGGGGATCTTATAGCCTTCAAGAACGCTGGAGCTTACGGCTTCTCGATGGCTAGCAGGTACAACCTGAGGCCCCTTCCGGCGGTCGTAGGTATAGAGGGAGGGAGGTTCAGGTTACTGAGGCCCAGGGAGGACTTCTGCAGGGCTGTATTCGGTTAGATGAGATTCAGCTCCCTGAGGGTCTCCTGCCTGGGTACTCCCTCCTTATCCCATCCCCTGAGCTCGTAGTAGAGGTCCAGGAATCTCTCCTGCTCCTCCTCAGTTATCCTCCTCTCCTCACCATCGTGGATGAATGACTCCTTGAGGAGCCTCTTGGGAAGCCTGTCGTCCTTCCTCCTCAATCCCAGCCTCACATTATACATCCTAGTCAGGTTTATTATCCTCCTAGCTGCTTTGATCATATCATCGGCAGTAGCGTTCCTCCCCGTGATCATTGAGTAGTACTTAGCCATCTGCTCCCAGGCTATCAGAGTCCTAGTTGAGAACCTGCAGAGGACTAGGGAATCTCCTATAGCAGCTAGCTCCTCTAAATTCGCTAAAACCTTCGTCTTCTCCATGTCTATCGTCTTCCTGTCCCCTCCCAATCCCCTTATATCGGCGTAGTAACCAGTTATCCTGAGGTGGCAAGCTCCCCTTGGGGAGACACCGTAGCCGAGTATCATGCTCTTCAGGGTCCTTGGATCGTATCCAGCTGGCTCCAGACCCTTGACATGAATAGCTATTTCCTCCAATCCCAGAGCCTTGGATGCTCTAGCCACTCCCTCAGCTAAGATGTCCCCCACACCTTCCCTCTTAGCTATCATCTCCGCGAGCTTATGCAGAGATTCAGGGTCCCCGTAATCTAGCTTGAAGCCCGGATCCAGCTTACCCCTCTTATAAGCCTCTATAGCGAAACCGAAAACGTTACCTAGCGTTATAGTATCCATCCCGAGCCTATCGGCTCGATCGTTGAGCCATACTATCGCTTTAATATCAGTTATGGCATTGAGGCCCCCTATCGCAAATATAGTCTCGTACTCGAGCTCTACCTCGCTACCAGCGTACTTACCTTCCCTCACCCTGCTGTACCTCCCGCAAGGAGTTGGGCAGCCGAAACAAGCCTTGGGATGCACGAAGACCTCCCTCTTTATCGAATCCCAAGCTATGTTCTCCCATCCATCGACGGAGCCCTTGGACCAGTAGTAGCTGGGGAAGAACCCCCAGAGGTTAGCTAGCTCGACTATCCCGGGGGTGCCCCTCTCAAAGTAGGACTTCAACTCCTCCTTAGCTCTTGGGACTATCTCCTCCGCTGAGTACTTCCTCACTCCATCAGGATCTTGAGCATCCCACTCCTGCTTATCGTACTCCACCACTATCGCTTTCAGCTTCTTGGATCCCATGACAGCTCCTCCACCTGTCCTACCAGCTTGCCTCCACTTCTCATTCCCTATAGCAGCGAACTTAACCAAGTTCTCTCCAGCGGGCCCTATAGAAGCTACGGAGCATCTCCCATGCTCTCTCTTGAGCTCCTCCTCAGTCTCATATATGTCCTTCCCCCACAAGTGGCTAGCATCCCTCAGCTCGACGCCGTTCTCACTGAGGACCAGGTAAGTCGGTCTATCAGCTCTGTTCATTATCACTAGCGCAGTGGTGCCCACCCATCTCGTCGCAGCCCCTAGGGTGCCGCCTATCACGGACTCCCCCAGTATGCCAGTCTGGGGCGATTTGAAGACGAAAGTCCCCTTCCCGGAGTATGGGACCGCAGTTCCCGTGAAGGGGCCTATAGCGAATATGAGGGGATTCTCCGGTCCCAGAGGATCCGTTCTCTCGTCAGTCATATCGTAAAGTATCTTAACCCCTAGACCCTTCCCCCCTATGAAATTCCACGCTAGATCGTCTGGAACTTGCTCACTCCTTATGCTCCTCTTACTGAGATCTATCCAATGAATTAGGCCGTACCCCCTCATGATCATCCGACTGCTGAGGGGCCGGATTGATAAAAATGTTACGATCCTCCATCCAGCTACCTATATAGACTATATAGATAACTTATAGCTATTTTGTCTAGATCGGTTAAGTTTATAGTTTTTACTTTTAAGGGGGGCCCGAAGGTGCGGGGAATGTCATCTATGGGATCGCGATGGTCCTCTATCTCACTCCCTAAATATGACAGGGGCTTCTACTTATCACTATTGCCCTTCGCCTCCCTCATTTTCGCAATATTCTTAGCGCTCACATACGTGATAGCTTCAGTCTCATACCCCTCGATATCCAAGTTCGGCGTTAAGCTCTTCACCGAGAACGTCTGGAGCCCATCGGAAATGGGGGAGGAGTTCGTGAAGTACGGACTATTAGCTCCTCTCTACGGGACCATAATCACCTCCTCTCTAGCTGCTATAATAGCGCTCCCCCTCTCCCTATCCACTGTCTACTTAGTAGAGGAGATGGCGAACTCGAAGGTGAGGGAATTGCTATCGACAGCTATAGATCTCATGGCAGGACTCCCGACTGTCTTATACGGGCTCTGGGGATTGGGTGTCATGATACCTTTCCTCAGGGAGAATATAATGAAGCCACTACACTCAGCCCTCCCCTGGCTACCTCTCTTCTCCTGC
Protein-coding sequences here:
- the amrS gene encoding AmmeMemoRadiSam system radical SAM enzyme gives rise to the protein MAEGCPDGAPHRVRAKLQAQLEGGAVRCLACPRKCFIPEGRYGLCRSKVNVRGVLCEVNYGMMSSVALDPIEKKPLFHFMPGSRTYSIGTVGCNMFCDHCQNWIISQSDPEKFPDLVYLPPEEAVREAMSYGAKSIAFTYNEPTIVSMEWVVETAELAKRAGLATISVTNGYWSEEARERLIPVIDAANVDVKAFTDQFYRKVAKVPFLKPILDTVIDLKRAGRHVELTYLIIPGYNDGEDEIRSFSRWVSEEVGDDTPVHFSRFFPHYKMKDIPPTPIQTMKRALSIAKEEGLKYVYAGNVPGDPSESTYCPNCGTLLIKRYGFYVERCNLTDGKCPKCGEEIPIVGRCSKSGFSEVLL
- the pstC gene encoding phosphate ABC transporter permease subunit PstC, which translates into the protein MSSMGSRWSSISLPKYDRGFYLSLLPFASLIFAIFLALTYVIASVSYPSISKFGVKLFTENVWSPSEMGEEFVKYGLLAPLYGTIITSSLAAIIALPLSLSTVYLVEEMANSKVRELLSTAIDLMAGLPTVLYGLWGLGVMIPFLRENIMKPLHSALPWLPLFSCEPLSGASILSAGILLAIMIIPFMHSLIQDAYRSVPWIYREAILSIGANRYEYYKMMISLIKPAVLGSLLLGIGRASSETVAVALVVGNAFNISFCIFAPGYTIPSLIANQFSESNFYPYMQSALYAGGLVLLIVGALFSALALLMMRKVRKLYG
- a CDS encoding glycosyltransferase family 4 protein, with the protein product MRVLQICHRFPPHPGGIEYHVKRLSRFLSSRGHEVTVLTTHRGPTEIEEDDYKVVRLRSFLEPLRNPIPLELPFYFRKIAESFDLIHMHSVYTFTTLLSYPFARRERVVVTLHGRASYRGLASLLAELHERISFRILRGAAVFIALNEVDKELMVSRGIDEGKIKVIPNFIDLEEIDNLARSSNPVEREGDVQLLFVGGLTEAKNLDSLLSDLRGVDGASLWIVGDGPMRGRLMKLAEGMRVRFLGRMDMEGWIPYALSSDAIILPSRSEGFPTIVLEAMALGKPVILSDIEVHKRLFSGIAIFYRPGDRESLRKALKNLENFDIPPENLRSIVEKNYDIRVVGERILSVYSDLIGD
- a CDS encoding aldehyde ferredoxin oxidoreductase family protein, translating into MIMRGYGLIHWIDLSKRSIRSEQVPDDLAWNFIGGKGLGVKILYDMTDERTDPLGPENPLIFAIGPFTGTAVPYSGKGTFVFKSPQTGILGESVIGGTLGAATRWVGTTALVIMNRADRPTYLVLSENGVELRDASHLWGKDIYETEEELKREHGRCSVASIGPAGENLVKFAAIGNEKWRQAGRTGGGAVMGSKKLKAIVVEYDKQEWDAQDPDGVRKYSAEEIVPRAKEELKSYFERGTPGIVELANLWGFFPSYYWSKGSVDGWENIAWDSIKREVFVHPKACFGCPTPCGRYSRVREGKYAGSEVELEYETIFAIGGLNAITDIKAIVWLNDRADRLGMDTITLGNVFGFAIEAYKRGKLDPGFKLDYGDPESLHKLAEMIAKREGVGDILAEGVARASKALGLEEIAIHVKGLEPAGYDPRTLKSMILGYGVSPRGACHLRITGYYADIRGLGGDRKTIDMEKTKVLANLEELAAIGDSLVLCRFSTRTLIAWEQMAKYYSMITGRNATADDMIKAARRIINLTRMYNVRLGLRRKDDRLPKRLLKESFIHDGEERRITEEEQERFLDLYYELRGWDKEGVPRQETLRELNLI
- the lysA gene encoding diaminopimelate decarboxylase, which produces MRVNGVDLSEIAELFGTPTYVIDLDRVRENYLRLDKAIKCPHVIAYAYKANHEPELVRLLAKLGSGATVPSAFGVILARISGVPPEKTVLVGPSPSRSDLIEAMDFGAIISIESHSQANAVRGIGRANVMVRVNPGVGAGAYPGLVTGGKRSKFGLPPEEALSLFNSLKKDMRALGFHTHIGSQIFSTDPFRAALDVIKGLAERVGGVEIVDLGGGLGVPYSNESPFPLEEYAELVCERVREMGAKLFLETGRYIVADAGYLLSRVNYVKEVGGEKWLLIDAGMNDLIRPALYGARHEIICEGEGRERVLVAGPVCESSDFFGEYELPKLKEGDLIAFKNAGAYGFSMASRYNLRPLPAVVGIEGGRFRLLRPREDFCRAVFG